One Myxococcales bacterium genomic window, CTCGCACCGGCGTTTTTCGCCCTTCGAGCCTGAGTTTTTCGAGGTATCAGGGGTCTTTCGTCCGATGGGATTTCGGACGGGATATGGAAGACTTAGCTTCCACGACCCACTCATCGGCTTGCTGAGCCCCGCCGGGACATCCCTCGGCAGGTTGCTCTCCAGCAGAGCCCGCCTCCGTTTCACCCGGTAATCATCAATTCACCGCCATCATAGGCTCCGTGTCAAGACCGTTCCGGCGTTGACGGCGCGTTTCCCACGCGCTCGTCAATCCATTTCCAAAGAACCTACTGCCCGCCAAGGAGGCACCGGCCACGCCGGCTCCCGCTCCCGAACAAATCACGCTTTGAATTGCGGCAAGACGGACTTTCGGATTGGCCTCAGTCCCTGGATTCGTCCGCGAGATCCGTCGGCCGAAAACGCCGGCGAGACAGCAATTGCGGAAACTGGCGCAGGACGACACCCTGCAACATGGAAAACGCCCGCTGTCGCTGCCGGCGCAACGGCGGTTCGTCGCTCGCCAGTTGCACTAACTCCAACAGATGGTAGATCGGCAGGCCGTTCGGAAACGCGATCTGGCCGACCGACAGCATTTGCAGACAACCGGCGCAATAGACGGCCAACGCCTGCGCGCCGGTTCGCTTCGCCTCTCGCAGCACGCGCACCGAACCTTTCGTGATCGCCCACGGATGATACGCAGAGTCCGGACTGAAACCGGCGGCGATGCCGCAGCACAGCGCTTTTTGCCGGCAATGCTCCTGCTCGATCACCCGGGCGCCGAGCCGAGCCAGCAGACGGCGCGCCTGGTCCAGGTATTCGTCGCCGAAAAACTTGGCGTGACACGATTCCTGGATCGTCACCGTCAGGTCCAGCGGCCGGCGAAGCGGGATCTCGCCGCTTTCCACCCGCGCCAACAACCAGGACAACAGCGGCGTTACCTCGAAATCGAAATGGGCGCCGAAGCGCGGCAGGACGTTGACGAACATATTGCGGCCGGCGGTGCAGGGAATGATCATTTTCTTGAATCCCAGCCGGCGGCTCCACGCGGTCAGGCGCTTC contains:
- a CDS encoding (Fe-S)-binding protein yields the protein MNPCEPFFAERCVACGECLRQCPVLRLSPKAAREEAARRRDGRPSRRILSRCQSCLACNFVCPHGANPGRAMLDAWHEIGLREGFPARAAYFTPDQPNNFRTHVVNNLPADERALVASWDNETPCDEIFYPGCNVITSPYLTRTRLLADQNIRGSLALCCGEMYFRTGQYEMLERTAKRLTAWSRRLGFKKMIIPCTAGRNMFVNVLPRFGAHFDFEVTPLLSWLLARVESGEIPLRRPLDLTVTIQESCHAKFFGDEYLDQARRLLARLGARVIEQEHCRQKALCCGIAAGFSPDSAYHPWAITKGSVRVLREAKRTGAQALAVYCAGCLQMLSVGQIAFPNGLPIYHLLELVQLASDEPPLRRQRQRAFSMLQGVVLRQFPQLLSRRRFRPTDLADESRD